In Candidatus Dormiibacterota bacterium, a single genomic region encodes these proteins:
- a CDS encoding HlyD family secretion protein translates to METREKEQLREHDGAAAPATVEEPARQFRKRWLFIGLGIVVLIVALVFGVPWLRYMLAHEGTDDAHVDADIVQITSKIPERIGDILVATNQHVTRGQLLIVLDDRDELARLQQAKAQYDLALADQRTTMQQGQGGVAQARGQQAQAAAQVDIALSQLPGAQQNYDKAEADLSRAASLVATGDVPREQLDAARAEAAAASSQLHAAENAVVAARAQEGATGGGVTTAQGRLAQASDSSQAQAAKAQLDLALRNLRYTHIVSPIDAFVGEKSAEIGQTVSAGEVLMTLVPSRDIFVTANYKETQMGNMRVGQPVDIHLDAYRGVTFHGHVVSINPASENTYALVPSQNATGNFVKVTQRIPVRISIDDPRPDMPLRPGMSVETYVKVR, encoded by the coding sequence ATGGAGACGCGAGAGAAGGAGCAACTGCGCGAGCACGATGGTGCCGCCGCGCCGGCAACGGTAGAGGAGCCCGCGAGGCAGTTCCGCAAGCGTTGGCTCTTCATCGGCCTCGGCATCGTGGTCCTGATCGTCGCGCTCGTCTTCGGTGTGCCATGGCTGCGCTACATGCTTGCGCACGAGGGCACGGACGACGCACACGTGGACGCCGACATCGTGCAGATCACGAGCAAGATCCCCGAGCGCATCGGCGACATCCTCGTCGCGACGAACCAGCACGTGACGCGGGGTCAGCTGCTGATCGTTCTCGACGATCGTGACGAGCTTGCGCGTCTCCAGCAGGCAAAAGCGCAATACGACCTCGCGCTCGCGGACCAGCGAACGACGATGCAGCAGGGTCAGGGCGGCGTTGCGCAAGCGCGCGGGCAACAAGCGCAGGCAGCGGCGCAAGTCGACATCGCGCTCTCGCAGCTCCCCGGAGCGCAGCAGAATTATGATAAGGCCGAAGCCGATCTCTCGCGCGCGGCATCGCTCGTCGCGACGGGCGACGTCCCGCGCGAGCAGCTCGACGCTGCACGAGCGGAGGCAGCCGCCGCCTCGTCGCAACTGCACGCCGCGGAGAACGCGGTGGTGGCGGCGCGCGCGCAGGAGGGGGCCACAGGGGGCGGCGTCACGACTGCCCAGGGCCGTCTCGCTCAGGCCTCCGACTCGAGCCAGGCGCAGGCGGCGAAAGCACAGCTCGATTTGGCGCTCCGCAACCTGCGCTACACGCACATTGTCTCGCCGATCGACGCGTTCGTCGGGGAGAAGAGCGCCGAAATCGGCCAGACCGTCTCGGCCGGCGAGGTCCTGATGACGCTCGTGCCGAGCCGAGACATCTTCGTCACCGCGAACTATAAGGAAACGCAGATGGGCAACATGCGCGTCGGTCAACCCGTCGACATCCACCTGGACGCCTATCGCGGAGTGACCTTTCACGGCCACGTCGTCTCGATCAACCCGGCGTCCGAAAACACTTATGCGCTGGTTCCGTCGCAAAACGCTACAGGCAACTTCGTGAAGGTGACCCAGCGCATCCCCGTGCGCATTTCGATCGACGACCCGCGTCCCGATATGCCTTTGCGTCCAGGGATGAGCGTCGAGACCTACGTGAAAGTGCGTTAG
- a CDS encoding TetR/AcrR family transcriptional regulator translates to MIAAKPASPEETRGRILCAAREVIARKGKRGATTREIAEVAGVNEGTLFRHFGSKSALIVAVVQHVCGVVELRDVVAQLRGPVEGDLLAVGRTMLERMEAQKDIIRWSLVEAEYDKDVFSSTAWRPQLVIHDMMVELMERYVARGELHGDPKGLAALFMGIVFVHVIAREKFPDSDFHDDAERALRFYIDVFLNGVRASRTEQAELP, encoded by the coding sequence GTGATCGCAGCGAAACCAGCATCGCCGGAGGAGACGCGCGGCCGGATACTATGCGCCGCCCGCGAGGTCATCGCTCGCAAAGGAAAGCGCGGTGCGACGACGCGCGAGATCGCGGAGGTTGCAGGAGTGAACGAAGGAACGCTATTCCGGCACTTCGGCAGCAAGAGCGCGCTCATCGTGGCGGTCGTTCAGCACGTTTGCGGCGTCGTCGAGCTGCGGGACGTCGTCGCCCAGCTGCGCGGCCCCGTCGAAGGAGACCTGCTCGCGGTGGGCCGCACCATGCTCGAGCGGATGGAGGCGCAGAAGGACATCATCCGCTGGTCCCTTGTCGAGGCGGAGTACGACAAGGACGTGTTTTCGTCGACGGCGTGGCGTCCGCAGCTCGTCATCCACGACATGATGGTCGAGCTCATGGAGCGCTACGTCGCGCGAGGCGAGCTGCACGGCGACCCCAAGGGGCTTGCAGCGCTCTTCATGGGAATCGTGTTCGTGCACGTGATCGCTCGAGAGAAGTTTCCCGATTCCGACTTTCACGATGACGCGGAGCGCGCGCTCCGATTCTACATCGACGTCTTTTTGAACGGCGTTCGGGCGAGTCGCACCGAGCAGGCCGAGCTTCCCTAA
- a CDS encoding STAS domain-containing protein, producing the protein MRNRLERKSKPAQVALDYRPEDPKGMQREVRATIESGRRQIVLTLDHLETLDIAGVRGLIVLLRSARAVGGELALRTSSPQIRRSLAVTALDRLFHVNRQEAA; encoded by the coding sequence ATGAGGAATAGGCTCGAGCGGAAGAGCAAGCCGGCGCAGGTTGCGCTCGATTATCGCCCGGAGGATCCAAAAGGTATGCAACGGGAGGTCCGTGCCACGATCGAAAGTGGGAGACGGCAGATCGTTCTCACCCTCGATCACCTCGAGACGCTCGATATCGCCGGCGTGCGCGGCCTCATCGTGCTGCTGCGCAGCGCCAGGGCCGTAGGCGGCGAGCTCGCTCTGCGTACCTCGAGTCCGCAGATTCGGCGCTCGCTCGCGGTGACCGCGCTCGATCGGCTCTTCCACGTCAACCGTCAGGAGGCAGCGTGA
- a CDS encoding amidohydrolase family protein, whose translation MARWWRALREIIRCARAVAGGALREDFGFVVDGGAIADAGDFASVRARHPGASVRAFPVDRLVVPGFINGHSHAYQILLRGWADDLPFQRWRDDALYRVIPQLEPEDVYWVFVAAFSEMLAAGITTVAEFFYLNGRGNRHAEAAIRAAQRTGIRLVMARTWMDAPQAPPAFRETLEEAAERTRELRDAFPHARVCVAPHSLHGASEAMIRCAAEFAREEGCDLHIHVAETSSEVALSRERYGAEPVVVLDRFGALSERSVVVHAIHVTESEKELLAERRVRVVRNPTTNLYLGDGLGDIVGLRSRGVCVGLGSDANVKPSAIDEMRAAAYEQKATTLDGSALGAGTAFALATSEGARAIGVTAGDLAAGQAADFVVLDASLIDPWSPPVNALVYRGEDAWVQACFVEGRRVYTGEASPLAQEARLEVAAIGRRLLSV comes from the coding sequence GTGGCGCGGTGGTGGCGGGCATTGCGTGAGATCATCCGCTGCGCGCGGGCCGTCGCCGGCGGTGCGCTGCGCGAAGACTTCGGTTTCGTCGTCGATGGGGGCGCGATTGCGGATGCCGGCGACTTCGCCTCGGTGCGAGCGCGCCATCCCGGAGCATCCGTGCGCGCCTTTCCGGTCGACCGGCTGGTCGTCCCCGGCTTCATCAACGGGCACAGCCACGCGTACCAGATACTCTTACGCGGATGGGCCGACGATCTACCGTTCCAGCGCTGGCGCGATGACGCGCTCTATCGGGTGATCCCGCAGCTCGAGCCGGAAGACGTCTACTGGGTTTTCGTCGCAGCCTTTTCGGAGATGCTGGCCGCCGGTATCACGACGGTGGCGGAGTTCTTCTATCTCAACGGGCGGGGGAATCGGCACGCAGAGGCAGCGATTCGCGCGGCGCAACGAACCGGCATCCGTCTGGTCATGGCGCGTACGTGGATGGACGCGCCGCAGGCACCGCCGGCGTTTCGGGAGACCCTCGAGGAAGCGGCGGAGCGCACGCGCGAGCTTCGCGACGCCTTTCCGCACGCGCGGGTCTGCGTCGCGCCGCATTCTCTGCACGGTGCGTCGGAGGCGATGATTCGTTGCGCTGCGGAGTTCGCGCGCGAAGAAGGGTGCGATCTCCACATACACGTCGCGGAGACCTCATCGGAGGTCGCCCTTTCGCGCGAGCGCTACGGCGCAGAGCCGGTCGTGGTTCTGGATCGCTTCGGTGCGCTGAGCGAGCGCAGCGTGGTGGTTCACGCCATCCACGTAACGGAAAGCGAGAAGGAACTGCTCGCCGAACGTCGCGTGCGCGTGGTGCGCAATCCGACCACGAATCTCTACCTCGGCGATGGACTCGGCGACATCGTAGGATTGCGGTCACGCGGCGTCTGCGTCGGTCTTGGAAGCGACGCAAACGTCAAGCCGTCCGCGATCGACGAGATGCGTGCCGCGGCGTACGAGCAGAAAGCCACCACGCTGGACGGAAGCGCGCTTGGAGCCGGCACCGCCTTCGCGCTCGCCACCTCAGAGGGTGCTCGCGCCATCGGCGTCACGGCGGGGGACCTGGCGGCGGGTCAGGCGGCCGATTTCGTCGTGCTCGATGCTTCGTTGATCGACCCGTGGTCGCCGCCGGTCAACGCGCTGGTCTATCGCGGGGAGGACGCCTGGGTGCAAGCCTGCTTCGTAGAAGGACGCCGCGTCTACACCGGCGAGGCCTCCCCGCTCGCGCAGGAAGCGAGGCTCGAGGTTGCTGCGATCGGGCGGCGGTTGCTCTCCGTATAG
- a CDS encoding amidohydrolase family protein yields MSGALLIRARDVVTCDTTASQGDIRFEDLGLIANAAMLVEGGAIAAVGRERDVVARAPRDAVEIDACDCTIVPGLVDAHAHPLFAGDREPDFAARVRGAKARQGMLHTVEQTRAALADPAAFYACALRPRLHAMLAHGTTTLETKTGYALTKGGEFALLDLIAEHRHDNDVPWLVSTFLGAHAVPPEFDSAGAYVDYLLRDCVPWAKEHGAEYADAFCEPGYFSVADARRYLQVARERGLRLRIHCDEMADGGAVQMAVKLGVDAVDHCNYIDDAAVAAIVSSDTVLVACPATIAFLGIERHAPVRAILERGGRVALASDFNPGTSPCFNLQTVAYYGRSLFGMSAAEALYGVTRAAAHSLRREAGIIYEGGPADFVALRIDDPREFGWQFGGNLAKFVVKGGAVVAGIA; encoded by the coding sequence TTGAGCGGCGCGCTCCTCATCCGCGCACGCGACGTCGTCACGTGTGATACGACCGCGTCTCAGGGCGACATCCGCTTCGAGGACCTCGGGCTCATTGCCAATGCAGCGATGCTCGTCGAGGGTGGGGCGATTGCGGCGGTCGGACGCGAACGCGACGTCGTCGCGCGCGCCCCGCGCGACGCCGTCGAGATAGACGCTTGCGATTGCACGATCGTGCCGGGACTCGTGGACGCGCACGCGCACCCGCTCTTCGCCGGAGATCGCGAACCGGATTTTGCGGCGCGCGTGCGCGGTGCGAAGGCGCGGCAAGGGATGCTCCATACCGTGGAGCAGACGCGCGCGGCGCTCGCCGACCCCGCAGCATTCTACGCGTGCGCCCTTCGACCGCGTTTGCATGCCATGCTGGCGCACGGAACGACGACGCTCGAGACGAAGACTGGGTATGCACTCACGAAGGGCGGCGAGTTCGCGTTGCTCGATCTCATCGCAGAGCATCGCCACGACAACGACGTGCCGTGGCTCGTCTCGACCTTTCTTGGAGCGCACGCGGTACCACCCGAGTTTGATTCCGCGGGTGCGTACGTCGACTATCTCCTTCGCGATTGCGTTCCGTGGGCCAAAGAGCACGGGGCCGAATACGCCGACGCGTTCTGCGAACCGGGCTACTTTTCGGTCGCGGATGCGCGCCGGTATCTCCAGGTTGCAAGGGAGCGAGGCCTTCGCTTGCGGATTCATTGCGACGAGATGGCCGATGGCGGAGCGGTACAGATGGCCGTGAAGTTGGGAGTCGACGCCGTCGATCATTGTAACTACATTGACGATGCCGCGGTCGCGGCGATCGTCAGCAGCGACACCGTGCTGGTCGCGTGTCCCGCGACGATTGCATTCTTGGGTATCGAGCGGCACGCGCCCGTGCGTGCCATCCTGGAACGCGGCGGGCGCGTCGCACTGGCGAGCGACTTCAATCCGGGAACGTCGCCGTGTTTCAATCTCCAAACCGTTGCGTATTACGGCCGCAGTCTCTTCGGCATGAGCGCGGCAGAGGCGCTCTACGGCGTGACGCGTGCCGCCGCGCACTCGCTGCGAAGGGAGGCCGGCATCATTTACGAAGGCGGCCCGGCGGATTTCGTCGCGTTGCGTATCGACGATCCGCGCGAGTTCGGCTGGCAGTTCGGTGGGAATCTGGCGAAGTTCGTCGTGAAAGGTGGCGCGGTGGTGGCGGGCATTGCGTGA
- the hutU gene encoding urocanate hydratase, whose amino-acid sequence MSTTISGSRTIRAPRGSQISCPAWPQEAALRMLMNNLDPEVAERPQDLVVYGGNGRAARSWDAFDAIVRTLRRLANDETLVVQSGKPVGVFRTHARAPRVLIANANLVPKWADYATFRELEGQGLTMFGQMTAGSWIYIGTQGIVQGTYETFAELARQHFSGTLRGRVCLSAGVGGMGGAQPLAITMNGGVALLVDVDPARLRRRCELRYLDRVAATREEALREIERAKRDGIALSVGYEGNAAVEFPALYELGFRPDVVTDQTSAHDMLDGYVPAGLTLEEAAALRKRSPAEYERRGLESVTRHVEAMVNFKEAGAVVFDYGNNIRAQAERGGYARAFAFPGFVPAFIRPLFCRGSGPFRFAALSGDPADIARLDEELVRLFPHDAALQRWIALARERIAFQGLPARICWLGYGDRAKAGVAFNALVRSGAVAAPIVIGRDHLDTGSVASPFRETEGMKDGSDAIADWPILNALLNTAAGAHWVSFHHGGGVGIGYSLHAGMVVVADGSEDARERLECVLTTDPGLGVVRHADAGYELAAETADEKGIDWRL is encoded by the coding sequence ATGAGCACGACCATCTCGGGTAGTCGCACGATTCGGGCACCGCGGGGCAGCCAAATATCCTGCCCGGCCTGGCCGCAGGAAGCGGCACTTCGCATGCTCATGAACAATCTCGACCCCGAGGTGGCGGAGCGGCCGCAAGACCTCGTCGTATACGGCGGCAACGGTCGTGCGGCGCGCTCCTGGGACGCCTTCGATGCTATCGTGCGGACGCTACGGCGCCTAGCGAACGACGAGACGCTCGTCGTGCAGAGCGGAAAACCCGTCGGCGTCTTCCGGACGCATGCACGCGCGCCGCGCGTCTTGATCGCAAACGCGAATCTCGTGCCGAAATGGGCCGACTACGCGACGTTTCGCGAGCTCGAGGGCCAGGGCTTGACGATGTTCGGTCAGATGACTGCCGGATCGTGGATCTACATCGGAACGCAGGGTATCGTGCAGGGAACGTACGAGACGTTCGCCGAGCTCGCGCGTCAGCATTTCAGCGGGACGCTGCGCGGCCGGGTCTGCCTGAGTGCCGGCGTCGGTGGAATGGGTGGCGCGCAGCCACTTGCTATCACGATGAACGGAGGCGTCGCGCTGCTGGTCGATGTGGATCCGGCGCGCTTGCGGCGCCGCTGCGAGCTGCGCTATCTCGATCGCGTCGCTGCAACGCGAGAGGAGGCGTTGCGCGAGATCGAGCGCGCGAAGCGGGATGGCATCGCTCTTTCGGTCGGATACGAAGGCAATGCCGCAGTGGAGTTCCCCGCGCTCTACGAGCTCGGTTTTCGGCCCGACGTGGTTACCGATCAGACCTCGGCCCACGATATGCTCGACGGATACGTTCCCGCCGGCCTCACGTTGGAAGAGGCGGCCGCACTTCGTAAGCGCTCCCCTGCCGAGTACGAGCGGCGCGGCCTCGAAAGCGTTACGCGGCACGTCGAGGCGATGGTGAATTTCAAAGAAGCGGGTGCCGTCGTTTTCGACTACGGCAACAACATCCGCGCGCAAGCCGAGCGGGGCGGCTATGCGCGCGCGTTCGCATTCCCCGGCTTCGTCCCCGCTTTCATTCGCCCACTTTTCTGCCGCGGTTCGGGACCGTTCCGTTTCGCAGCACTCTCGGGCGATCCGGCAGACATCGCGCGTCTCGACGAAGAGCTCGTGCGCCTCTTCCCTCACGACGCCGCACTGCAGCGGTGGATCGCACTCGCACGCGAGCGCATCGCTTTTCAGGGCTTGCCCGCGCGCATCTGTTGGCTCGGGTACGGCGACCGCGCGAAGGCCGGCGTCGCGTTCAACGCGCTCGTCCGGTCCGGAGCGGTTGCGGCGCCGATCGTCATCGGACGCGATCACCTCGATACCGGCAGCGTCGCCTCGCCGTTCCGCGAGACCGAGGGCATGAAGGACGGAAGCGATGCGATCGCCGATTGGCCGATCCTCAATGCCCTGCTCAACACCGCCGCGGGAGCGCACTGGGTGAGCTTCCATCACGGCGGCGGCGTCGGTATCGGCTACAGCCTGCACGCCGGGATGGTCGTAGTTGCGGACGGCTCCGAGGACGCGCGCGAACGTCTCGAGTGCGTGCTCACGACCGATCCCGGCTTGGGCGTGGTTCGCCACGCCGATGCCGGCTATGAACTCGCCGCCGAGACCGCGGACGAAAAAGGGATCGACTGGCGCCTTTGA
- the hutH gene encoding histidine ammonia-lyase, whose translation MRAVTAPEVEIDGQHLTLECVEAIADGAPVRVCAAARERVAKARAFVERRFSDGEAIYGVTTGFGRLANVPVDASDAERLQLNLVRSHAAGTGPPLEVRAVRAAGALRVNALAAGHSGVRLETLDLLVGLLNCGVTPYVPSQGSVGASGDLAPLAHMTLTLIGEGEAVHGGERMQSAVALERAGLHPIRLGVKEGLALVNGTQVMTALAALGVLRAERLAAAADVIGAMSLEAFLGTDRVFDRRINALRPHAGQMRVAENLRALLAHSGIVESHRECGRVQDPYSFRCIPVVHGAVRDAVAYARGIVETEANSVTDNPLVFPDDEEFLSGGNFHGEPVALALDFLKFAISELASISERRLYLLLNGEERGLPLFLTGRSGIQSGLMIVQYTAAALVNENKGLSWPSSVDSIPTSAGQEDHVSMGMTSANALPRVLDNVEGALACELLGALAATDFRRPLRSGLGTQAAYDVARERIAAWGDDRVPAPDIERARELIASGALTGAAQGALGETQL comes from the coding sequence ATGCGTGCTGTCACTGCACCGGAAGTCGAAATCGACGGCCAACACCTGACGCTGGAGTGCGTCGAGGCGATCGCGGACGGCGCGCCCGTGCGGGTCTGCGCGGCCGCTCGCGAGCGCGTCGCGAAGGCGCGCGCCTTCGTCGAGCGACGCTTCAGCGACGGGGAAGCGATTTATGGCGTCACCACCGGTTTCGGGCGGCTCGCAAACGTTCCGGTCGACGCTTCCGACGCCGAACGCTTGCAGCTCAATCTCGTTCGCAGCCACGCCGCTGGAACCGGGCCGCCGCTCGAGGTCCGTGCCGTGCGCGCTGCCGGCGCGCTGCGCGTCAATGCGCTGGCAGCCGGCCATTCCGGCGTGCGGCTGGAGACCCTCGACCTTCTGGTCGGACTGCTCAATTGCGGCGTGACGCCGTACGTTCCGTCGCAAGGCTCGGTCGGCGCGAGCGGCGATCTCGCTCCCCTTGCGCACATGACGCTGACGCTGATCGGCGAAGGCGAAGCAGTTCACGGCGGCGAGCGCATGCAGAGTGCCGTCGCGCTCGAGCGCGCCGGGCTGCACCCGATCCGCCTGGGCGTCAAAGAAGGCCTTGCGCTGGTCAACGGCACGCAGGTGATGACCGCGCTCGCGGCGCTCGGCGTTCTGCGTGCGGAGCGCCTGGCTGCGGCAGCAGACGTCATCGGCGCGATGTCGCTGGAGGCTTTCCTCGGTACTGACCGCGTCTTCGACCGGCGCATCAACGCGCTCCGGCCGCACGCCGGGCAGATGCGTGTGGCTGAGAACTTGCGCGCCTTGCTCGCGCACTCTGGGATCGTGGAATCGCACCGCGAATGCGGGCGCGTACAGGACCCGTATTCGTTTCGCTGCATCCCCGTCGTTCACGGCGCGGTGCGCGACGCGGTCGCATACGCCCGCGGCATCGTCGAGACGGAGGCGAACTCCGTTACCGACAATCCGTTGGTCTTCCCCGACGACGAAGAGTTTCTCTCGGGAGGCAACTTTCACGGCGAGCCTGTAGCGCTCGCGCTCGATTTCCTGAAGTTCGCGATCTCGGAGCTCGCATCGATCTCGGAGCGCCGGCTCTACTTGCTGCTCAACGGCGAGGAACGAGGCCTGCCGCTCTTCCTAACCGGCCGCTCGGGTATCCAATCAGGGCTGATGATCGTACAGTATACGGCCGCCGCGCTCGTCAACGAGAACAAGGGCCTTTCGTGGCCCTCGAGCGTCGACTCGATTCCGACGTCGGCTGGACAGGAGGACCACGTCAGCATGGGGATGACCTCCGCGAACGCGTTACCGCGCGTGCTCGACAACGTGGAGGGCGCGCTCGCGTGCGAACTGCTCGGCGCGCTCGCCGCGACGGACTTCCGCCGTCCGTTGCGTTCGGGCCTTGGAACGCAGGCCGCGTATGATGTCGCGCGAGAGCGAATCGCAGCCTGGGGCGACGATCGCGTGCCCGCGCCGGACATCGAGCGTGCTCGCGAGCTCATCGCAAGCGGTGCGCTCACCGGCGCCGCTCAGGGTGCCCTCGGGGAAACGCAGCTTTAG
- a CDS encoding WYL domain-containing protein — MERTTEPKIILLVRLLNAIDEGRYSFEALKDRVSDGGDRRPSTRSLRRYLAILAAAEFPWYFDRTTNTYRFAEGYSLKRLHLSSGELFGLVALRSVAHSIGGTIGASIGEVTKKLAGATGNGSMHANGHPTVAFRLSEIRLDEQGERAFALLSNAQRHLRSVRFTYVDKEEKRSTRTVDPYGFVVSSGRVYCVAFDHGRNDRRSFAVDSISVVETLGQTFVKPADFDIETWAASSISGVLHGTSPAQVCVRFAPRVAKAAVAARVVAERDVRRCDDGSAEIVFHVDDVDELVRWVLGWGDQAEVVGPANVRDRVASLVVSIAQKYR; from the coding sequence ATGGAGCGCACGACCGAACCGAAGATCATCCTGCTTGTTCGCTTGCTGAACGCCATCGACGAAGGGCGGTACAGCTTCGAGGCGCTCAAGGACCGCGTCTCCGACGGGGGGGACCGGCGGCCGAGCACGCGGAGCCTGCGACGGTATCTGGCTATTCTGGCCGCTGCGGAGTTCCCGTGGTACTTCGACCGGACCACGAACACGTATCGGTTCGCCGAAGGCTATAGCCTCAAGCGTCTGCATCTTTCGAGCGGCGAACTCTTCGGGCTCGTGGCGCTGCGCTCCGTCGCGCATTCGATTGGGGGCACGATCGGCGCGTCGATCGGTGAGGTAACGAAGAAGCTTGCAGGAGCCACCGGAAACGGGAGCATGCACGCGAACGGGCACCCTACCGTGGCCTTTCGGCTCTCGGAGATCCGCCTCGACGAACAAGGCGAACGTGCTTTCGCGCTGCTCTCCAATGCGCAACGGCATCTGCGTAGCGTGCGCTTCACCTACGTCGACAAAGAGGAAAAACGCAGCACGCGCACCGTCGATCCCTACGGCTTCGTCGTCAGCTCCGGCAGAGTCTACTGCGTGGCCTTCGATCACGGCCGCAACGACCGGCGCAGTTTCGCCGTCGATAGCATTTCGGTCGTCGAGACGCTCGGGCAGACGTTCGTGAAACCGGCGGACTTCGACATTGAAACGTGGGCGGCGTCGTCGATCAGCGGCGTGCTGCACGGTACCTCGCCGGCGCAGGTCTGCGTGCGCTTTGCGCCGCGCGTCGCCAAGGCGGCGGTCGCAGCGCGTGTCGTCGCCGAACGCGACGTGCGGCGCTGCGACGACGGATCTGCAGAGATCGTCTTCCACGTCGACGACGTAGACGAACTCGTCCGCTGGGTGCTCGGCTGGGGCGATCAAGCTGAGGTCGTGGGACCCGCGAACGTCAGAGATCGCGTCGCATCCCTCGTCGTCTCGATAGCTCAAAAGTATCGATAG